A stretch of the Vigna radiata var. radiata cultivar VC1973A chromosome 9, Vradiata_ver6, whole genome shotgun sequence genome encodes the following:
- the LOC106773460 gene encoding pentatricopeptide repeat-containing protein At1g12300, mitochondrial-like gives MWLSRSIRVSLLPSIAKFPPFLSIHNSLFCSYSHSQTSLHDEAVSKFNSLLRERHVPPIFEFGKILGFLVRMKRYPTAISLIKQLELKGILCDLVNLSLLINCFCHLHKLAFAFSVFAKILKRGYHPNAIILNTLMRGLCDKGEVKEALNFYDKVVALGFRHDQFTCGILINGLSKIGETEAAIKLLRMIQGQSRVMYSIIIDSLLKENHPKEAYDLYSEMVMKGIFPDVVTYSTLIYGFCLVGQVEVAFGFLNEMLSNSIGPDVYTYTILIDTLCKERKLREANNVLGVMVKASVKPDVVSFNALIDGYYLVNKVKNAKQLFRAMTHMGVSPNVRTYNIMINGLIRNERVDEAINHFQEMHNRTMVPDIVTYNTLIDGLCKSGRISDAWDLFHEMPDGNQQANAITYNSLIDALCKNHHLDKAIELLRKMRENGVQPNMYTPTILIDGMCRGGRLKNAQEIFQDLLNKGHNPNISTYNVMINGLCREGLLDEALTLWSKMEDRGCLSNVITFEIIISALFKKDETEKAEKFLHEMISRELLN, from the coding sequence ATGTGGCTCTCAAGAAGTATTAGggtttctcttcttccttccatTGCCAagtttcctccttttctttcaaTCCACAATTCCCTATTTTGCTCTTACTCTCACTCTCAAACTTCCTTACACGACGAAGCCGTCTCAAAATTCAATAGCTTGCTTCGTGAGCGTCATGTTCCTCCCATCTTCGAATTTGGAAAGATTTTGGGATTTCTTGTAAGGATGAAACGGTACCCTACTGCTATTTCTCTCATTAAGCAATTGGAGCTCAAGGGAATTCTCTGTGACCTTGTTAATCTCAGCCTCCTCATCAATTGTTTCTGTCACTTACACAAATTGGCTTTCGCTTTCTCTGTATTTGCCAAGATTCTCAAACGGGGTTATCATCCAAATGCCATAATCTTAAATACACTCATGAGAGGTCTATGTGATAAGGGTGAGGTCAAGGAAGCCCTCAATTTTTACGACAAAGTAGTAGCACTAGGATTTCGGCACGACCAATTTACTTGCGGGATTCTCATTAATGGATTGAGCAAAATAGGAGAAACTGAAGCCGCGATCAAATTGCTCAGAATGATTCAAGGTCAATCCAGAGTAATGTATTCTATAATTATTGACTCTCTACTAAAAGAGAATCATCCCAAAGAAGCTTATGATTTGTATTCTGAGATGGTTATGAAGGGGATTTTTCCTGATGTTGTTACTTATAGTACTCTAATTTATGGTTTTTGCTTAGTAGGACAGGTAGAAGTAgcatttggttttctaaatgAAATGTTATCAAATAGCATCGGGCCAGATGTTTATACCTATACTATATTGATTGATACATTGTGTAAGGAAAGAAAGCTACGAGAAGCCAATAATGTTTTAGGTGTGATGGTGAAAGCTTCCGTGAAACCTGATGTTGTTAGCTTTAATGCTCTAATAGATGGGTATTACTTAGTTAATAAAGTGAAGAATGCGAAACAATTATTCCGTGCAATGACCCACATGGGAGTGAGTCCTAATGTTAGGACCTACAATATCATGATAAATGGACTCATAAGGAACGAAAGGGTGGATGAGGCCATAAATCATTTTCAGGAAATGCACAACAGGACTATGGTTCCTGATATAGTGACTTATAACACTCTTATTGATGGTTTATGCAAAAGTGGAAGAATCTCTGATGCTTGGGATCTTTTTCATGAGATGCCTGATGGAAATCAACAAGCAAACGCAATCACTTATAATTCCTTGATTGATGCTTTATGCAAAAATCATCATCTAGACAAGGCAATTGAACTATTGAGGAAAATGAGAGAGAATGGAGTTCAACCAAATATGTACACTCCAACCATACTTATCGATGGGATGTGTAGAGGGGGGAGACTGAAGAATGCACAAGAGATTTTTCAAGATCTACTGAATAAAGGTCACAATCCCAACATTTCTACTTATAATGTTATGATCAATGGTCTTTGTAGAGAGGGTTTGCTTGATGAGGCATTGACCTTGTGGTCCAAAATGGAAGACCGTGGTTGTTTATCTAATGttattacttttgaaataatCATCTCTGCTCTCTTCAAGAAGGACGAGACTGAAAAGGCCGAGAAATTTTTGCACGAAATGATCTCAAGAGAGTTGTTGAATTGA